One Mycolicibacterium crocinum DNA window includes the following coding sequences:
- a CDS encoding SDR family oxidoreductase has translation MTRQRILITGASSGLGAGMARAFAAQGRDLALCARRVDRLDELKAELAQRHPNITVAVAALDVNDHDQVPKVFAELSDQLGGIDRVIVNAGIGKGAPLGSGKLWANKATIETNLVSALVQIETALEMFAGAGSGHLVLISSVMGNRGVPGIKAAYAASKAGLTSLGESLRAEYASGPITVSVIEPGYIESEMTAKSKTTMLMVDTDTGVRQIVAAIERESGRAIVPAWPWIPLVALMKIVPTRFTKLFA, from the coding sequence GTGACTCGGCAGAGAATCCTCATCACCGGTGCCAGTTCCGGACTCGGGGCCGGGATGGCCCGAGCGTTCGCGGCCCAAGGACGTGACCTGGCGCTGTGCGCACGCCGCGTCGACCGGCTCGACGAACTGAAGGCCGAACTGGCGCAACGACACCCGAATATCACGGTCGCCGTCGCCGCTCTCGACGTCAACGACCACGATCAGGTGCCCAAGGTCTTCGCCGAACTGTCTGATCAACTCGGCGGGATCGACCGGGTCATCGTCAACGCCGGAATCGGGAAGGGCGCGCCGCTCGGCTCGGGCAAGTTGTGGGCCAACAAAGCCACCATCGAGACCAATCTGGTCTCGGCGCTCGTGCAGATCGAAACCGCACTGGAGATGTTCGCCGGGGCGGGCTCCGGGCACCTGGTGCTGATCTCGAGTGTGATGGGCAACCGAGGCGTGCCCGGGATCAAGGCCGCCTACGCGGCGAGCAAGGCGGGGCTGACCTCACTGGGCGAGTCGTTGCGGGCCGAATATGCCTCGGGCCCAATCACAGTCAGCGTCATCGAACCCGGCTACATCGAGTCGGAGATGACCGCCAAATCGAAGACGACGATGCTGATGGTCGACACCGACACCGGTGTGCGGCAGATCGTCGCCGCCATCGAACGCGAGTCCGGGCGGGCGATCGTGCCGGCGTGGCCGTGGATTCCGTTGGTGGCGCTGATGAAGATCGTGCCGACGCG